A section of the Phoenix dactylifera cultivar Barhee BC4 unplaced genomic scaffold, palm_55x_up_171113_PBpolish2nd_filt_p 002324F, whole genome shotgun sequence genome encodes:
- the LOC120109525 gene encoding cysteine-rich receptor-like protein kinase 6 produces the protein MFPSLPSSSPLFLLCPLLFFFLLNHSPLASAGHLHQICGKTGKYTTNSTYASNLNLLLTSLDSKTSLSGGFSKATVGQIPNRIYGLALCRGDTDASVCRSCLDTAIEDAPNLCPYSRGAIICRFDKLVNVLMGRIADWAAYNSTEMFATGEMMNSTNPPFPTIYGLAQCTRDLSRSQCRRCLSSMLNPINPLFKGRQGARVLGGSCNYRYEIYSFYEGKPTLRLQSPLEAAPTLVTPPGEEGRGEIVILSLEFSL, from the exons ATGTTcccttctcttccttcctcttccccgCTCTTCCTGCTATGCcctctgctcttcttcttcctcctcaacCACTCCCCTCTAGCCTCCGCCGGCCACCTCCACCAAATCTGCGGCAAGACCGGCAAATACACCACCAACAGCACCTACGCTTCCAACCTCAACCTCCTCCTCACCTCCCTCGACTCCAAAACTTCCCTCTCCGGCGGCTTCTCCAAAGCCACCGTCGGACAGATCCCCAACCGAATCTACGGCCTCGCCCTCTGCCGCGGCGACACCGATGCCTCCGTCTGCCGCTCCTGCCTCGACACCGCCATCGAGGACGCCCCCAATCTCTGCCCCTACTCCAGAGGCGCCATCATCTG CCGGTTCGACAAGCTTGTCAACGTGCTCATGGGCAGGATAGCCGATTGGGCTGCCTACAACTCGACCGAGATGTTCGCGACCGGGGAGATGATGAACTCCACCAACCCTCCTTTTCCGACGATATATGGGCTGGCGCAGTGCACTCGGGATCTGTCGAGGAGCCAGTGCCGGCGGTGCCTCAGCAGCATGCTTAACCCGATAAACCCCCTGTTTAAGGGGAGACAGGGAGCGAGGGTGCTTGGAGGGAGCTGCAATTATAGGTACGAGATATACTCCTTCTATGAAGGGAAACCGACGCTAAGGCTTCAGTCGCCGCTAGAGGCCGCACCAACACTTGTTACTCCGCCCGGAGAAGAAGGTAGGGGGGAGATTGTTATTCTCAGCCTAGAGTTCAGTTTATGA